One genomic region from Leptospira selangorensis encodes:
- a CDS encoding PIN domain-containing protein, producing MILVDTSVWIEFFRGNDPYFSDLKELIESSEVIVHEVVFGELLQGCKNKNEVSFILEYWENLNTLISDGSFLSAGKLSFENKHIDKGIGLIDSVLINEVRSKKLQLWTLDKKILKVLDKKEIYSSKGKHVG from the coding sequence ATGATTCTTGTAGATACGTCTGTTTGGATTGAATTCTTCCGAGGAAATGACCCTTATTTCAGTGACCTGAAAGAGTTAATAGAATCATCAGAAGTGATAGTTCATGAAGTTGTCTTTGGTGAGTTACTCCAAGGATGTAAAAATAAGAACGAAGTATCTTTTATTTTAGAGTATTGGGAAAATCTAAATACCTTAATTTCAGACGGTAGTTTTTTGTCGGCAGGCAAGCTTTCATTTGAAAACAAGCATATTGATAAAGGGATTGGATTAATTGATTCAGTTCTTATTAATGAAGTTAGAAGTAAGAAACTTCAGCTTTGGACATTAGATAAAAAGATACTTAAAGTATTAGATAAGAAAGAAATCTATTCAAGTAAGGGCAAGCACGTCGGCTAA
- a CDS encoding DUF2191 domain-containing protein, giving the protein MKVTAILPDDLIAEVQKYSGGKNITDSLQKALSEWLKQAKIRNLNAKLHKSPLSFQEGFSGENIRNLNRNR; this is encoded by the coding sequence ATGAAAGTGACTGCGATATTACCAGACGATTTAATAGCTGAGGTCCAAAAGTATTCTGGAGGTAAGAACATAACTGATTCTCTTCAGAAGGCACTCTCAGAGTGGTTAAAACAGGCTAAAATAAGGAATTTGAATGCTAAGCTACATAAATCGCCACTTTCGTTCCAGGAAGGCTTTTCTGGGGAAAATATCCGTAATCTGAATCGTAACAGATGA